In Synechocystis sp. PCC 6714, the following are encoded in one genomic region:
- a CDS encoding cytochrome b6: MAAGVGIFIGYIAVFTGVTLGLLYGLRFVKLI, translated from the coding sequence ATGGCCGCTGGTGTTGGTATTTTTATTGGTTATATTGCTGTTTTTACGGGAGTAACTTTGGGTCTCCTATATGGTCTGCGCTTTGTCAAGCTAATTTAA